DNA sequence from the Rana temporaria unplaced genomic scaffold, aRanTem1.1, whole genome shotgun sequence genome:
ccatatagaaatatagaacccccccccaccaccatatagaaatatagaacccccccccaccaccatatagaaatatagaacccccccactatatagaaatatagaacccccccccccaccaccatatagaaatatagaacccccccaccaccatatagaaatatagaacccccaccatatagaaatatagaacccccccccccaccaccatatagaaatataaccccccccaccatatagaaatatagaaccccccccccccaccatatagaaatatagaaccccccccaccaccatatagaaatataacccccccccaccaccatatagaaatataaccccccccaccaccatatagaaatatagaacccccccccaccaccaccatatagaaatatagaaccccccccaccaccatatagaaatatagaaccccccccaccaccaccatatagaaatatagaacccccccccaccatatagaaatatagaacccccccaccaccaccatatagaaatatagaacccccccaccaccatatagaaatatagaaccccccccaccaccatatagaaatatagaaccccccaccaccatatagaaatatagaaccccccccaccaccaccatatagaaatatagaacccccccccccaccactaccatatagaaatatagaaccccccccaccaccatatagaaatatagaaccccccccccaccaccatatagaaatataacccccccccaccaccatatagaaatatagaaccccccccaccaccatatagaaatatagaaccccccccaccaccatatagaaatatagaacccccccccccaccaccatatagaaatatagaaccccccccaccaccatatagaaatataaccccccccaccaccatatagaaatatagaaccccccccccaccaccatatagaaatatagaaccccccccaccaccatatagaaatatagaaccccccccaccaccaccatatagaaatatagaaccccccccaccaccatatagaaatataacccccccccccaccaccatatagaaatatagaacccccccaccaccatatagaaatataacccccccaccaccaccatatagaaatatagaacccccccacTATATAGAAGTATGGACCCCTACCTTACAAGTATGGATTCCTTTATAGAAGTAGGGACCCCTTatagaaggaccctcttatagaAGTAAGGACCCCCTTATAGAAGTAAAGACCCCCTTATAGAAGTAAGGACCCCCTTATAGAAGTAAGGACCCCCTTATAGAAGTAAGGACCCCCTTATAGAAGTATGACCCCCTTATAGAAGTAAGGACCCCCTTATAGAAGTAAAGACCCCCTTATAGAAGTAAGGACCCCCTTATAGAAGTATGACCCCCTTATAGAAGTAGGCACCCCCTTATAGAAGTAGGCACCCCCTTACAGAAGTAAGGACCCCCTTATAGAAGTATGGACCCCCTTATAGAAGTATGGACCCCCTTACAGAAGTAGGCACCCCCTTATAGAAGTATGACCCCCTTATAGAAGTATGGACCCCTTATAGAAGTAAGGACCCCCTTATAGAAGTATGGACCCCTTATAGAAGTAAGGACCCCCTTATAGAAGTATGGACCCCCTTATAGAAGTAAGGACCCCCTTATAGAAGTATGGACCCCCTTATAGAAGTAAGGACCCCTTATAGAAGTATGGACCCCCCTATAGAAGTATGGACCCCCTTACAGAAGTAGGGACCCCCTTGGCTCTGACTCTTCACTAAACTGAATACAAGACGAGGGACGTACAGAAAGTCATCCTGCGTGTTGTCATTGAAGGTCCCGCAAAGGCCGGCCGTGTTGTCCTTCCAGCGCCCGTCCAGCTGGAGATAGAGGCGCAGACCCCGCCGGTCATACAGCAGCTGCAGGCCGATGTCCGTCTTCACCTGTACAAAGACCGATGAGAGTTTCCTGACCCGGAACACGTCTAGAAAACAGGAAGAAAATGTGTCCAGAGGGGCGAAGAACAAGAGAAGCAAAAGGTCCTCCTCTATGGTAGGAGCCCTCAGACCTCCAACCCAtgtacccctcccccccaactacTCCTCCTCTATGGTAGGAGCCCCCAGACCTCCAACCCAtgtacccctcccccccaactactcctcctcctctatggTAGAAGCCCTCAGACCTCCAATTCATGtacccctcccccaactactccTCCTCTATGGTAGGAGCCCCCAGACCTCCAACCCATGTACCCCTCTGTAACGTaatgacccgggacatccagagactttgtgaggatggaggatactcctgtgtcagcgtcactgataactcttgggtctgagtccaccctgtgccttttgggcatggggtggcaagtgaatcataattcatgtattacatgagatgggacatcactaatagttcatattgcaggatcttgagagattgcaagatgtgggcccaaccagtcaatagtgactcatttctagtgacatgctaattgcatcagggcttggaagacagtccattgtccttgtgtaaaggtgttgtaacggacaggtgttaatcccaggtctgctcccagaactctaattatgcatgctaaatactgcttacgtgtgataacactgtctagagcctagtgatgctcagaggtgtcaagctgtgtgcggagacggagtgggtgaaggtgttttgttgttgattaaagaatgttaagtaattagccttagtgtgtgattaggggggtggagatctcattgtccctttgaatactgtcacatggttgtactgtatataagactgagaagaaaccattaaaattgtcttcatttgaaaccagagaacacggagcaagtctcgttattctgggaaatgggaggcctgctggtttgtctgtgtgtcagataagctgtcgtgactgggatggaaggtcgtaaacggtggttacaccctcccccccccaacttcTCCTCCTCTATGGTAGGAGCCCTCAGACCTCCAACCCATGtacccctcccccaactactccTCCTCTATGGTAAGAGCCCCCAGACCTCCAACCCAtgtacccctcccccccaactacTACTCCTCTATGGTAGGAGCCCTCAAACCTCCAATTCATGTACCCCTCCCCCAACTTCTCCTCCTCTATGGTAGGAGCCCTCAGACCTCCAATTCATGTACCCCTCCCCCAACTTATCCTCCTCTATGGTAGGAGCCCTCAGACCTCCAATTCATGTACCCCTCCCCCAACTTCTCCTCCTCTATGGTAGGAGCCCTCAGACCTCCAACCCATGtacccctccccccaactactcCTCCTCTATGGTAGGAGCCCTCAGACCTCCAACCCATGtacccctccccccaactactcCTCCTCTATTGTAGGAGCCCTCAGACCTCCAACCCatgtacccctccccccccaactaCTATAGGTGGTGAGCTGAGCCACACAGGCATGGCAATGGCGGCGGCACCATCATGGGAATTTGTAGAAGGGTAAACTGGATGATGTTAAAGCATAATGGTGGTGGAAATCCAGCGTCATCCCTACCTCTAATCTAccagattggttgctatgggttaccacACTTGCAGCATGGCAGTGTATATTGTCGGATGTCTGTCCTCGGGGGAAGGTTCTAGATCTCACCGTCTGTGTAAGGTAGGTTGATCTTGTACTGGTCATACACGAGGACGTCTCCTGCCTGCGTCAAGGTGACCTGTTTTCTCTGATCCTGGTCCATAATCAGGTTGACAGACTGGATACAGGAGCCGTCCAAATTCTGCAAGACAAAAACCAAGATGGAGAACGTCAAAGAGGAGCCCCGCCCACAACACAGACGAGTCACCGCAAAGAGGAACCCGCCCACAACACAGACGAGCCACCGCAAAGAGGAACCCGCCCACAACACAGACGAGTCACCGCAAAGAGGAGCCCCGCCCACAACACAGACGGGTCACCGCAAAGAGGAACCCCGCCCACAACACAGACGGGTCACCGCAAAGAGGAACCCCGCCCACAACACAGACGGGTCACCGCAAAGAGGAACCCGCCCACAACACAGACGAGTCACCGCAAAGAGGAGCCCCGCCCACAACACAGACGGGTCACCGCAAAGAGGAACCCCGCCCACAACACAGACGGGTCACCGCAAAGAGGAACCCCGCCCACAACACAGACGGGTCACCACAAAGAGGAGCCCCGCCCACAACACAGACGGGTCAACGCAAAGAGGAGCCTCGCCCACAACACAGACGGGTCACCGCAAAGAGGAACCCGCCCACAACACAGACGGGTCACCGCAAAGAGGAGCCCCGCCCACAACACAGACGGGTCACTGCAAAGAGGAACCCGCCCACAACACAGACGGGTCACCGCAAAGAGGAACCCCGCCCACAACACAGACGGGTCACTGCAAAGAGGAGCCCCGCCCACAACACAGACGGGTCACCGCAAAGAGGAACCCGCCCACAACACAGACGGGTCACCGCAAAGAGGAACCCCGCCCACAACACAGACGGGTCACCGCAAAGAGGAACCCGCCCACAACACAGACGGGTCACCGCAAAGAGGAGCCCCGCCCACAACACAGACGGGTCACCGCAAAGAGGAGCCCCGCCCACAACACAGACGGGTCACCGCAAAGAGGAGCCCCGCCCACAACACAGTCAGTGTCCCGTGAGGTGACACTGCCGTATGGTCTGTAGAATTCCGGAGTCCCGTGAGGTGACACTGCCGTGTGGTCTGTAGAATTCCGGAGTCCCGTGAGGTGACACTGCCGTGTGGTCTGTAGAATTCCGGAGTCCTGTGAGGTGACACTGCTGTATGGTCTGTAGAATTCCGGAGTCCTGTGAGATGACACTGCCGTGTGGTCTGTAGAATTCCGGAGTCCTGTGAGGTGACACTGCCGTGTGGTCTGTAGAATTCCGGAGTCCCGTGAGGTGACACTGCCGTGTGGTCTGTAGAATTCCGGAGTCCTGTGAGGTGACACTGCCGTATGGTCTGTAGAATTCCGGAGTCCTGTGAGGTGACAGTGCCGTGTGGTCTGTAGAATTCCGGAGTCCCGTGAGGTGACACTGCCGTGTGGTCTGTAGAATTCCGGAGTCCTGTGAGGTGACACTGCCGTATGGTCTGTAGAATTCCGGAGTCCTGTGAGGTGACACTGCCGTGTGGTCTGTAGAATTCCGGAGTCCCGTGAGGTGACACTGCCGTATGGTCTGTAGAATTCCGGAGTCCCGTGAGATGACACTGCCGTGTGGTCTGTAGAATTCCGGAGTCTTGTGAGGTGACACTGCCGTGTGGTCTGTAGAATTCCGGAGTCTTGTGAGGTGACACTGCCGTGTGGTCTGTAGAATTCCGGAGTCCTGTGAGATGACACTGCCGTGTGGTCTGTAGAATTCCGGAGTCCCGTGAGGTGACACTGCCGTGTGGTCTGTAGAATTCCGGAGTCCTGTGAGGTGACACTGCCGTATGGTCTGTAGAATTCCGGAGTCCTGTGAGGTGACAGTGCCGTGTGGTCTGTAGAATTCCGGAGTCCTGTGAGGTGACACTGCCGTATGGTCTGTAGAATTCCGGAGTCCTGTGAGGTGACAGTGCCGTATGGTCTGTAGAATTCCGGAGTCCTGTGAGGTGACACTGCCGTATGGTCTGTAGAATTCCGGAGTCCTGTGAGGTGACAGTGCCGTATGGTCTGTAGAATTCCGGAGTCCCGTGAGATGACACTGACGTATGGTCTGTAGAATTCCGGAGTCCCGTGAGGTGACACTGCCGTATGGTCTGTAGAATTCCGGAGTCCTGTGAGATGACACTGCCGTGTGGTCTGTAGAATTCCGGAGTCCTGTGAGGTGACACTGCCGTGTGGTCTGTAGAATTCCGGAGTCCCGTGAGGTGACACTGCCGTATGGTCTGTAGAATTCCGGAGTCCTGTGAGGTGACACTGCCGTGTGGTCTGTAGAATTCCGGAGTCCCGTGAGATGACACTGCCTTATGGTCTGTAGAATTCCGGAGTCCCGTGAGATGACACTGCCGTATGGTCTGTAGAATTCCGGAGTCCTGTGAGGTGACACTGCCGTGTGGTCTGTAGAATTCCGGAGTCCTGTGAGGTGACACTGCCGTGTGGTCTGTAGAATTCCGGAGTCCTGTGAGATGACACTGCCGTATGATCTGTAGAATTCCGGAGTCCCGTGAGATGACACTGCCGTGTGGTCTGTAGAATTCCGGAGTCCTGTGAGGTGACACTGCCGTGTGGTCTGTAGAATTCTGGAGTCCTGTGAGGTGACACTGCCGTGTGGTCTGTAGAATTCCGGAGTCCTGTGAGATGACACTGCCGTGTGGTCTGTAGAATTCCGGAGTCCTGTGAGGTGACACTGCCGTGTGGTCTGTAGAATTCCGGAGTCCTGTGAGATGACACTGCCGTATGGTCTGTAGAATTCCGGAGTCCTGTGAGATGACACTGCCGTGTGGTCTGTAGAATTCCGGAGTCCTGTGAGGTGACACTGCCGTGTGGTCTGTAGAATTCCGGAGTCCTGTGAGGTGACACTGCCGTGTGGTCTGTAGAATTCCGGAGTCTTGTGAGGTGACACTGCCGTGTGGTCTGTAGAATTCCGGAGTCCCGTGAGATGACACTGCCGTGTGGTCTGTAGAATTCCGGAGTCTTGTGAGGTGACACTGCCGTGTGGTCTGTAGAATTCCGGAGTCCTGTGAGGTGACACTGCCGTATGGTCTGTAGAATTCCGGAGTCCCGTGAGGTGACACTGCCGTGTGGTCTGTAGAATTCCGGAGTCCTGTGAGATGACACTGCCGTGTGGTCTGTAGAATTCCGGAGTCCTGTGAGGTGACACTGCCGTGTGGTCTGTAGAATTCCGGAGTCCTGTGAGGTGACACTGCCGTGTGGTCTGTAGAATTCCGGAGTCTTGTGAGGTGACACTGCCGTGTGGTCTGTAGAATTCCGGAGTCCTGTGAGGTGACAGTGCCGTATGATCTGTAGAATTCCGGAGTCCTGTGAGGTGACACTGCCGTATGATCTGTAGAATTCCGGAGTCCTGTGAGGTGACACTGCCGTATGGTCTGTAGAATTCCGGAGTCCCGTGAGATGACACTGCCGTGTGGTCTGTAGAATTCCGGAGTCCCGTGAGGTGACACTGCCGTGTGGTCTGTAGAATTCCGGAGTCTTGTGAGGTGACACTGCCGTGTGGTCTGTAGAATTCCGGAGTCTTGTGAGGTGACACTGCCGTGTGGTCTGTAGAATTCCGGAGTCCTGTGAGGTGACACTGCCGTGTGGTCTGTAGAATTCCGGAGTCCTGTGAGATGACACTGCCGTGTGGTCTGTAGAATTCCGGAGTCCTGTGAGGTGACACTGCCGTGTGGTCTGTAGAATTCCGGAGTCCTGTGAGGTGACAGTGCCGTATGATCTGTAGAATTCCGGAGTCCTGTGAGGTGACACTGCCGTATGATCTGTAGAATTCCGGAGTCCTGTGAGGTGACACTGCCGTATGGTCTGTAGAATTCCGGAGTCCCGGGAGGTGACACTGCCGTATGGTCTGTAGAATTCCGGAGTCCCGTGAGGTGACAGTGCCGTATGGTCTGTAGAGTTCCGGAGTCCCGTGAGGTGACACTGCTGTGTGGTCTGTAGAATTCCGGAGTCCTGTGAGGTGACACTGCCGTGTGGTCTGTAGAATTCCGGAGTCCTGTGAGGTGACACTGCTGTATGGTCTGTAGAATTCCGGAGTTCTGTGAGGTGACACTGCCGTATGATCTGTAGAATTCCGGAGTCCTGTGAGGTGACACTGCCGTATGGTCTGTAGAATTCCGGAGTCCTGTGAGGTGACACTGCCGTGTGGTCTGTAGAATTCCGGAGTCCCGTGAGGTGACACTGCCGTATGGTCTGTAGAATTCCGGAGTCCTGTGAGGTGACACTGCCGTGTGGTCTGTAGAATTCCGGAGTCCTGTGAGGTGACACTGCCGTATGGTCTGTAGAATTCCGGAGTCCTGTGAGGTGACACTGCCGTATGGTCTGTAGAATTCCGGAGTCCTGTGAGGTGACACTGCCGTATGATCTGTAGAATTCCGGAGTCCTGTGAGGTGACAGTGCCGTATGATCTGTAGAATTCCGGAGTCCTGTGAGGTGACACTGCCGTATGATCTGTAGAATTCCGGAGTCCTGTGAGGTGACACTGCCGTATGGTCTGTAGAATTCCGGAGTCCTGTGAGGTGACACTGCCGTATGGTCTGTAGAATTCCGGAGTCCTGTGAGGTGACACTGCCGTATGGTCTGTAGAATTCCTGAGTCCCGTGAGGTGACACTGCCGTATGGTCTGTAGAATTCCGGAGTCCTGTGAGGTGACACTGCCGTGTGGTCTGTAGAATTCCGGAGTCCTGTATGCCCCgtcggacttttttccgaggaattccgATGAGTTTGGCCGATCGCGCCGATCATGTGTACTCGGCATTAGAGTTTTCATTCTCTACATTTCCTCTCATTGAGTCCTATCCATGGATCTCGGCATTCTTCACACCGATCACCTTCACTTGGACTCGATCGTTCACCAAGTCATTCTTTGGGGACTTCACTATTTTATGTAGAATGTTGCTGTAGGGTCGATGTATCGATCTTCTATCGATCTTTTATGTGATTGGATTCCGTGTATCTGATCATCATAGACACTTATATTGTTTTTATCTCACGGAGCTGCTCTGTTCTCTATTATCCTCCTATGTACAGAGCGGTCTGAAGAAGGATCCCCGGGGGCCTGGAAGTTCTTCCCTTAGCCAATAAAATGTACGACTCCAAACTCTCTGTGTAAATCGATAGCCAATCCGGTGCAACACTCAGAGGAAGGAAGTTCCGATCTTTCACGGGGTGATCTGGGCTTCACCTGAGGCGAGTTgtcccgggaatggcggcagaGCCGATGGGGACCGCAGTCTGCCATGAAATGTCCCTCCAAAACTTTTCCACTTTAAGAGAAGTGGGAGGAGTCAATGAAGCGCCATATGCAGAGTGGTTGATGGGTGGGGAAGGGCGATCGGCAGGCTGTGTACCTTCACCTATGACGTGGACCCAGCACTTCCATTGATAGTGAGATGCTGGGGGAGCCATGTGAAGAGTGGTCAATGGGTGGGGAAGGGCGATCGGTTTGGAAGGGCGATCGGTAAGGGCGATCGGCGAGCCGTGTATGACGTGGACATGGACCCAGCACTTCTATTGATAGTGAGATGCTGGGGGAGCCATGTGAAGAGTGCTCGATGGGTAGGGAAGGGCGATCGGTTTGGAAGGGCGATCGGTGAGGGCGATCGGCGAGGGCGATCGGCGAGCCGTGTACGACGTGGACACTTTCTTCATCCATGCTTGTGAAAGGGAGAAATCCTAGACGAGGATCGGCTCTGTTCCCATGAATCGCCCCTTTCATGTCGGGCAGCTGTCCTCACCCGGGACAATACATTCCTGCGTTCTCCTCTCCGGGAAGGACAAAGACATTGATGGTGACACCGGACACCGCCATCAGGTTAAGCCGCGCCGATCCTCCTCTGATTTGCTGTCCAGAAAGCGCTTTAGCAAAATTTCAGAAAATTGTGAAGCTGCTTATAGCTGATGATTGGTAGTGTCAGCGCGTCGGAGGAGCGCCATGACCGGAGGCTTTGTCCTCCCTGCCAAGaagctcccctccccccaccgccaATCCAGGCGCACACTGCGAAATACGCTGAACACTCCATACCACAGACACACCCAACCATGGCCACCGATGTCCTCACATCAACATCTGACCCCAGCAAAGACCCCGCAATCTCAAGGACCAACGAGAAGAGCCGACGCAGGAAACCCCGCTGAATCATCATAATGATCGCCATGGACAACAAGAGTCCACCGAAGAGCCGCCCACAGAGAGGGCGGGGCCACAGTGCGGAGGTCTCCAGGGCGCCCCCTGCCTGTCACATGATTACTGTACAGTCACACTGGAGGGTTCAAAGACTCAGAGCCTCGTGTGACTCTCGGCCCCCCTCCCTGGTGACAACGATCGGCAACCTTACACCAGAGTCACGTTTCTTCTAATTCCAATATTCAGAAACACCCCGCCAACTCCCAGGACCTCAAACACCTCCATGGCAGTGGAATCGTATACTTTAGAGGGAGCTGAGCGCCACATGGGACGCCCGAGCCACTGCCCGAGGAGCGCTGATCCACAAATATCTACTCAGAGGGAGCCGAGAGCCACATGGGACGCCCGAGCCACTGGTCTCACCTGTCCACAGGGGGCGTTGTGCAGCGACACGGTGAAGGCCCCGGAGGTGCGGCTCTTGGTGAGGATGTACTGACAGGGAGCCTGGAAGGTGAACTTCCGCCCATCGAACGTCACAATGTGAAAGTCTCCCGAGACGGAACATTCCGCTGACAAcatgggagaaaagagagagagttaCAGGACTGGACCCGCCCATCTATGGGGACCCGCCCATCTATAGGGACCCGCCCATCTATAGGGACCCGCCCATCTATAGGGACCCGCCCATCTATAGGGACCCCACCACCTATAGGGACCCCACCACCTATAGGGACCCCACCACCTATAGGGACCCGTCCATCTATAGGGACCCCACCATCTATAGGGACCCCACCATCTATGGGGACCCGCCCATCTATGGGGACCCGTCCATCTATAGGGACCCGCCCATCTATAGGGACCCGCCCATCTATAGGGACCCCACCACCTATAGGGACCCCACCACCTATAGGGACCCCACCACCTATAGGGACCCGCCCATCTATGGGGACCCGCCCATCTATAGGGACCCGCCCATCTATAGGGACCCGCCCATCTATAGGGACCCCACCACCTATAGGGACCCCACCACCTATAGGGACCCCACCACCTATAGGGACCCCACCACCTATAGGGACCCCACCACCTATAGGGACCCGTCCATCTATAGGGACCCCACCATCTATAGGGACCCCACCATCTATGGGGACCCGCCCATCTATGGGGACCCGCCCATCTATAGGGACCCGCCCATCTATAGGGACCCGCCCATCTATAGGGACCCGTCCATCTATAGGGACCCCACCATCTATAGGGACCCCACCATCTATGGGGACCCGCCCATCTATGGGGACCCGCCCATCTATAGGGACCCGCCCATCTATAGGGACCCGCCCATCTATAGGGACCCCACCACCTATGGGGACCCGCCCATCTATGGGGACCCGCCCATCTATGGGGACCCGCCCATCTATGGGGACCCGACCATCTATAGGGACCCACCCATCTATAGGGACCCCACCATCTATGGGGACCCGTCCATCTATATGGACCCGCCCATCTATATGGACCCGCCCATCTATAGGGACCCGCCCATCTATAGGGACCCGCCCGTCTATAGGGACCCCACCATCTATAGGGACCCCACCATCTATGGGGACCCCACCGTCTATAGGGACCCGCCCATCTATAGGGACCCCACCATCTATAGGGACCCGCCCATCTATAGGGACCCGCCCATCTATAGGGACCCCACCATCTATAGGGACCCGCCCATCTATGGGGACCCGCCCATCTATGGGGACCCGCCCATCTATGGGGACCCACCATCTATAGGGACCCGCCCATCTATGGGGACCCGCCCATCTATAGGGACCCGCCCATCTGTAGGGACCCGGTCATCTATAGGGACCCAACCATCTATAGGGACCCGCCCATCTATGGGGACCCAACCATCTATAGGGACCCGCCCATCTATGGGGACCCGACCATCTATAGGGACCCGACCATCTATGGGGACCCGCCCATCTATGGGGACCCGGCCATCTATAGGGGTCTGACCTATACACATCTATAGGGACCCGACCTATACACATCTATAGGGACCCGACCTATACACATCTATAGGGACCCGACCTATACACATCTATAGGGACCCGACCTATACACATCTATAGGGACCCGACCTATACACATCTATAGGGACCCGACCTATACACATCTATAGGGACCCGACCTATACACATCTATGGGGACCAGACTATCTATAGGGACCTGACCATCTATAGGGACCAGGCCATCTATAGGGACCCGGCCTATACACAACTATAGGGACCCGAcctatatacatctatatggacCCTGCCTATACACATCTATAGGGACCCAACCTATACACATCTATAGGGACCCAGCCTATACACATCTGTAGGGACCAGGCCTATACACATCTGTGGGGACCCGGCCTGTACACTTCTATAGGGACCCGGCCTGTACACTTCTATAGGGACCCGGCCTGTACACTTCTATAGGGACCCGGCCTTTACACATCTATAGTgactgtaacaggagtgacttttgggcacagattgagccaggagatgggggacacatgttggattggtttggcgtggacagtgatttacagtatattccttaatgcctgcaaagaatattctatgattagccctgactagtgacatgctaattgagtcagggcctggaagacattccatagtccttgtgtaaaggtgttaatccaggtcggctcctcccagaactctaattatgtatgctaaatactgtttatgtgtggaatgtacttgtcggagacagagcgtctgtctggggatgtggattggaaggagatcattgtgtgaaaGTGTTTTGtctgttatgctgttaatgaaggaatgtttagtaattagccttagtgtgtgattaggggggtggagatctcattgtccctttgattacttccatgccttgtactgtatataagccgagaagaaaccattaaagaggTCTTCATTTTGATACCAGTaatggagcaagtctcgttattctgggatgtctgatgtctgatggacggttggagtgtcagatgagttgtcatggatgggatgga
Encoded proteins:
- the LOC120922632 gene encoding otogelin-like; this translates as MDQDQRKQVTLTQAGDVLVYDQYKINLPYTDDVFRVRKLSSVFVQVKTDIGLQLLYDRRGLRLYLQLDGRWKDNTAGLCGTFNDNTQDDFLSPVGVPESTPQLFGYSWKTSSACRVEYPPSPLDPCDVHLQAGRYTECWRSSDNRL